One Setaria viridis chromosome 3, Setaria_viridis_v4.0, whole genome shotgun sequence DNA window includes the following coding sequences:
- the LOC117849696 gene encoding LOW QUALITY PROTEIN: serine carboxypeptidase-like 50 (The sequence of the model RefSeq protein was modified relative to this genomic sequence to represent the inferred CDS: deleted 1 base in 1 codon) — protein sequence MAPPPPALLLLLLIAVTVPLSDPAPVFPDEALPTKSGYLPIPPANASLFFAFYEATQPLTAPASTPLLLWLQGGPGCSSLLGNFFELGPYFVTPDAETLSPNPFAWNRRFGLLFIDSPLGTGFSAAPSPANIPTNQSVIAAHILAALQSFLALDPSFRARPFFLAGESYAGKYVPATGAHILDVNPTLPEARRVNLRGVAIGNGLTHPVAQVATHADSAYFTGLINARQKRELEELQAEAVALTRAERWREASDARGRVLSRLQNMTGLATLYDAAKQRPYQTEPVAAFLNRAEAKAALGALGDVAWEECSDAVGAAMHADVMRSVRPEAESLLRRTRVLLYQGVRDLMDGVVSTEAWLGGVGWHGLPAFLDADRAVWRTRGDGELAGYVQRSGALSHAVVYGAGHLVPADNGRAAQEMIEDWVLQAGPFGRRGGDGLRSAA from the exons ATGGctccgccgccccctgccctcctcctcctcctcctcattgcCGTCACCGTCCCACTCTCAGACCCGGCGCCGGTGTTCCCCGATGAAGCCCTCCCCACCAAGTCGGGGTACCTCCCCATCCCGCCCGCCAACGCCTCGCTCTTCTTCGCCTTCTACGAGGCCACCCAACCGCTCACCGCGCCGGCCTCCACGCCGCTCCTCCTCTGGCTGCAGGGCGGGCCCGGCTGCTCCAGCCTCCTCGGCAACTTCTTCGAGCTCGGCCCCTACTTCGTGACCCCCGACGCCGAGACCCTCTCTCCCAACCCCTTCGCGTGGAACCGCCGCTTCGGGCTGCTCTTCATCGACAGCCCGCTCGGTACCGGGTTCAGCGCCGCGCCGTCCCCCGCC AACATCCCCACCAACCAGTCCGTCATCGCCGCGCACATCCTCGCCGCGCTGCAGTCGTTCCTCGCCCTCGACCCCAGCTTCCGCGCGCGGCCGTTCTTCCTCGCCGGCGAGAGCTACGCCGGCAAGTACGTCCCAGCGACGGGGGCGCACATCCTGGACGTGAACCCGACGCTGCCGGAGGCGCGGCGCGTCAACCTCCGCGGCGTGGCGATCGGCAACGGGCTCACGCACCCCGTCGCGCAGGTGGCCACGCACGCGGACTCGGCCTACTTCACGGGCCTCATCAACGCGCGGCAGAAGCGGGAGCTCGAGGAGCtgcaggcggaggcggtggcgctgacGCGCGCGGAGCGGTGGCGCGAGGCGTCGGACGCGCGGGGGCGGGTGCTGTCGCGGCTGCAGAACATGACCGGCCTAGCCACGCTGTACGACGCGGCGAAGCAGCGGCCGTACCAGACGGAGCCCGTGGCCGCGTTCCTGAACAGGGCGGAGGCCAAGGCGGCGCTGGGCGCGCTCGGGGACGTGGCGTGGGAGGAGTGCAGCGACGCGGTGGGCGCCGCGATGCACGCGGACGTGATGAGGAGCGTGAGGCCCGAGGCGGAGTCGCTGCTGCGGCGCACGCGCGTGCTGCTGTACCAGGGCGTCCGCGACCTCATGGACGGCGTCGTGTCGACGGAGGCGTGGCTCGGCGGCGTGGGATGGCACGGGCTGCCCGCGTTCCTCGATGCCGACCGCGCCGTGTGGCGGACGCGGGGCGACGGGGAGCTCGCGGGCTACGTGCAGCGCTCCGGCGCGCTCTCGCACGCGGTGGTGTACGGGGCCGGGCACCTCGTGCCGGCGGACAACGGCCGCGCCGCGCAGGAGATGATCGAGGATTGGGTGCTGCAGGCGGGGCCGTTCGGGCGCCGCGGTGGCGACGGCTTGAGGAGCGCCGCCTGA